Proteins from one Bradyrhizobium roseum genomic window:
- a CDS encoding ABC transporter permease, with protein MLDRAPQDDAAAEVRPVAFRGAGFMPGGGRASGWIALALVIALWQLAGSAGWVNALFLPAPSAIVAAIYKLAISGALWQHVSASVIRIGTGWVLGTVAGVIVGFAIGLSTLARGVGITFISALFPIPKIALLPLLILWLGIGEEPKIATIALGVFFSTAISVYSGVDAVPRNLIRMAQSFNVPFHAIVRRVIWPGALPSILAGFRITASVALLLVVSAEMIGAQFGIGAFVLQAGNLMQTDQLLAGVVILSLFGLAVGKAINVLEARLLHWR; from the coding sequence ATGCTTGACCGCGCGCCGCAGGACGATGCCGCGGCCGAGGTGCGGCCGGTCGCCTTTCGCGGCGCGGGCTTTATGCCGGGCGGCGGGCGCGCGTCGGGCTGGATCGCGCTGGCGCTGGTCATCGCGCTGTGGCAGCTCGCCGGCAGCGCCGGCTGGGTCAACGCGCTGTTCCTGCCGGCGCCTTCGGCGATCGTCGCCGCGATCTACAAGCTGGCGATCTCAGGCGCGCTCTGGCAACACGTATCGGCGTCGGTGATCCGGATAGGAACCGGCTGGGTACTCGGCACGGTGGCCGGCGTCATTGTCGGCTTTGCGATTGGGCTGTCGACGCTGGCGCGCGGCGTCGGCATCACCTTCATCTCCGCGCTGTTTCCGATTCCGAAGATCGCGCTGCTGCCGCTGTTGATCCTCTGGCTCGGAATCGGCGAGGAGCCGAAGATCGCGACCATCGCGCTCGGCGTCTTCTTCTCCACCGCGATCTCGGTCTATAGCGGCGTCGATGCCGTGCCGCGCAACCTGATCCGCATGGCGCAGAGTTTCAACGTGCCGTTTCACGCCATCGTCCGCCGCGTGATCTGGCCGGGCGCGTTGCCGTCGATCCTCGCCGGCTTTCGCATCACCGCGTCGGTGGCGCTGCTGCTGGTCGTCAGCGCCGAAATGATCGGCGCCCAGTTCGGCATCGGCGCCTTCGTGCTGCAGGCCGGCAATCTGATGCAGACCGATCAGCTGTTGGCCGGCGTCGTGATCCTGTCGCTGTTCGGGTTGGCTGTCGGGAAGGCGATCAACGTGCTGGAAGCAAGGTTGCTGCATTGGCGGTGA